The proteins below come from a single Diadema setosum chromosome 21, eeDiaSeto1, whole genome shotgun sequence genomic window:
- the LOC140244323 gene encoding uncharacterized protein — translation MCARDCTQQRSSRLCAFEFTAEWYYSMSKACYRCPFNSTDCERPHCIALNGVQRPVLSINRQIPGPNIQVCQGDRIQVKVHNLLDNSEGLAIHWHGQHQRHSPHMDGTSMITQCPIPHPQTFTYDFVAETPGTHWWHSHSGLQRADGIFGSLVVRQAKDVDERGDLYDVDRVDHVLVLSDWTDVMAMQHMMMDLHADGPGEPDGLLINGRGTGQVFEKDGLKAELQRRVFSVTLGLRHRFRTINTAVTNCPLVVSVTGHTITVIASDGSPFDPISVKGFVISGGERFDFVLAADKPIDNYWLWVRGVEGSECEGIEQLAILRYDGAPLKEPTVELDDEVQNGVILNLPNQEWMSSSRPGLVDLRGLNISPEIVRKDPDVTHYIEVDSVYRNSPKLHHPLYYPVEKGGQKGATYTAKRTHMLNNISFALPPVPALSHHHLVSDDEFCTKESLLATTGRDCGKEYCSCIHVIEVKLGQVAELVLVTKSQREFEPHPLHLHGNHFYLIAYDNGDQVPLEQVKEMNERGELEKNLERPLRKDTMMMAQRFVILRLKADNPGWWLFHCHMDLHQELGMAVILRVGDDADLPLPPDNMPVCARDDHSYNTKPKEESPGNQNDAPMEPSDCDVFCATPVASSVTRTALYLSAMATGVLMTLATIFVVASCRKYRSRNNRVKYKRLSNGHFEMTLIDG, via the exons GTATGTCAGGGTGACCGAATTCAAGTGAAAGTTCACAATCTCCTGGACAACTCCGAAGGTCTGGCGATCCACTGGCACGGCCAGCATCAACGCCATTCTCCTCACATGGACGGGACGTCGATGATCACGCAGTGTCCGATACCCCACCCACAGACCTTCACTTACGACTTCGTGGCCGAGACACCGGGCACCCACTGGTGGCACTCCCACTCGGGGTTGCAACGGGCCGACGGCATCTTCGGATCCCTCGTCGTGCGGCAGGCCAAGGACGTCGACGAGCGCGGCGACCTCTACGACGTCGATCGCGTCGACCACGTGCTCGTGTTGTCCGACTGGACGGACGTGATGGCGATGCAGCACATGATGATGGACCTCCATGCCGACGGGCCTGGGGAACCGGACGGGCTCCTCATTAATGGGCGTGGCACGGGACAG GTATTTGAGAAGGACGGTTTGAAAGCTGAACTTCAGCGCAGAGTATTTAGTGTTACACTCGGATTGAGACATCGATTTCGGACGATCAACACCGCGGTGACGAATTGCCCGCTAGTAGTATCGGTAACCGGTCATACAATAACAGTAATCGCTTCCGATGGTTCGCCATTCGATCCGATTTCAGTAAAGGGTTTCGTGATATCGGGAGGCGAGCGATTCGATTTTGTTCTCGCCGCCGACAAGCCGATAGATAACTATTGGTTGTGGGTGCGTGGCGTGGAGGGGTCCGAGTGCGAAGGTATCGAACAGCTTGCGATATTACGTTACGACGGAGCGCCGTTAAAGGAGCCGACTGTAGAGTTGGATGATGAGGTGCAGAATGGCGTAATTCTTAATTTGCCGAACCAGGAATGGATGTCGTCCTCAAGGCCCGGTCTTGTTGATTTGCGAG GTCTGAACATATCACCTGAAATTGTCCGAAAAGACCCAGATGTCACGCATTATATCGAGGTCGATTCTGTCTACCGTAACTCTCCCAAGCTGCATCACCCGCTCTACTACCCCGTAGAGAAAGGCGGCCAAAAGGGCGCCACCTACACGGCCAAACGAACTCATATGTTGAACAACATTAGCTTCGCACTCCCACCCGTTCCCGCGCTTAGCCACCACCATCTCGTGTCCGACGACGAGTTTTGCACGAAGGAGTCGCTATTGGCAACGACGGGGCGAGACTGCGGAAAGGAATACTGCAGCTGTATTCACGTGATTGAAGTCAAGCTAGGTCAG GTTGCGGAGTTGGTACTCGTTACCAAGTCACAAAGGGAATTTGAACCACACCCTCTTCATCTCCATGGAAACCACTTCTACCTCATCGCTTATGATAATGGCGACCAAGTTCCTCTGGAGCAAGTGAAAGAGATGAATGAAAGAG GAGAATTGGAGAAAAATTTAGAGCGCCCTCTCCGGAAAGATACCATGATGATGGCCCAACGGTTCGTGATTCTGAGACTCAAGGCAGACAATCCTGGGTGGTGGCTGTTTCACTGTCATATGGATCTACATCAAGAG CTCGGCATGGCGGTCATTCTCAGGGTTGGTGATGATGCCGATTTGCCCCTTCCTCCAGACAACATGCCCGTTTGTGCGCGAGACGATCATTCATACAACACCAAACCCAAGGAAG AATCTCCGGGAAACCAAAACGACGCCCCCATGGAACCATCGGACTGCGATGTGTTTTGCGCCACTCCAGTAGCATCGTCCGTTACCAGAACCGCCCTGTATTTATCGGCCATGGCCACGGGTGTGCTAATGACTTTAGCGACCATATTCGTCGTTGCCTCATGCAGAAAATATCGATCGAGGAATAACAGAGTCAAATACAAGAGATTATCAAATGGCCACTTTGAGATGACACTGATTGATGGTTAA